The following are encoded together in the Mammaliicoccus vitulinus genome:
- a CDS encoding PH domain-containing protein yields MLPRYRMDKKGMTVERIGSLITISIFTLIFIILLVVFEIWLKDVSKWFLSIPLALIVFTCIYGMIIQPYYMYRNFRYEIHDDEINIKSGIFMIRETTIPMGRIQNVDLYEGFIMRKYHLANITLSTAGGNETIQYLNKDKANDLKHAIQNRIENDFNQHK; encoded by the coding sequence ATGCTTCCTAGATATAGAATGGATAAAAAAGGAATGACCGTAGAAAGAATCGGTTCTTTAATTACAATTTCAATTTTTACATTGATATTTATTATATTGTTAGTAGTGTTTGAAATTTGGTTGAAGGATGTTTCTAAATGGTTTTTAAGTATTCCATTAGCACTCATTGTATTTACATGTATATATGGCATGATTATTCAACCTTATTACATGTATCGAAACTTTCGTTATGAAATTCATGATGATGAAATTAATATTAAATCTGGAATTTTTATGATTAGAGAAACAACGATACCAATGGGAAGAATTCAAAATGTCGACTTATATGAAGGTTTCATTATGAGAAAGTATCATTTAGCTAATATCACGTTATCTACAGCTGGTGGTAATGAAACGATACAGTATTTAAATAAAGATAAAGCGAATGATTTAAAACACGCAATACAAAATAGAATTGAAAATGACTTTAATCAACATAAATGA
- a CDS encoding D-alanine--D-alanine ligase, which translates to MSKKNICVIYGGKSAEHDVSILTAQNVINAVDTSKYIIDIIYITNDGDWIKSNQSINEKINDIEQLKLKCDELTPISKLLEVSNDGEAYSAVFPLLHGPNGEDGTIQGLFEVLDIPYVGNGVLAASSSMDKLVMKHLFAHRGLPQLPYVSFLKSEYEKYEHNIVELIQNKLEYPVFVKPANLGSSVGISKCTNKEELISGIDEAFQFDRKLVIEQGVDAREIEVAVLGNDYPETTLPGEVVKDVQFYDYKSKYKDGKVQLQIPADIDEETATTLRNMAIEAFKATDCSGLVRADFFLTEDNTIYINETNAMPGFTQYSMYPLLWENMNLSYTELITKLIELAIERYDNKKNIKYKID; encoded by the coding sequence ATGTCTAAAAAAAATATTTGTGTTATATATGGTGGGAAAAGTGCTGAGCACGATGTATCAATATTAACAGCTCAAAATGTTATAAATGCTGTTGATACATCAAAATACATTATTGATATCATATACATAACAAATGATGGTGATTGGATTAAAAGTAATCAATCAATAAATGAAAAGATCAATGATATAGAACAATTAAAATTAAAATGTGATGAATTAACGCCAATTTCTAAATTATTAGAAGTAAGTAATGATGGAGAAGCTTATAGTGCTGTATTCCCATTATTACATGGTCCTAATGGCGAAGATGGTACGATTCAAGGTCTATTTGAAGTATTAGACATTCCATATGTCGGTAACGGTGTTCTAGCAGCTTCAAGTTCAATGGATAAATTAGTGATGAAACATTTATTTGCACATAGAGGATTACCTCAATTACCGTATGTAAGCTTCTTAAAAAGTGAATATGAAAAATACGAACATAATATAGTTGAATTAATTCAAAACAAACTTGAATATCCTGTTTTCGTAAAACCAGCTAACTTAGGTTCAAGTGTTGGTATAAGTAAATGTACAAATAAAGAAGAGCTTATCTCTGGTATTGATGAAGCATTTCAATTTGATCGTAAACTCGTAATTGAACAAGGTGTTGATGCAAGAGAAATTGAAGTTGCAGTATTGGGTAATGATTATCCAGAAACAACTTTACCTGGTGAAGTTGTTAAAGACGTACAGTTTTATGACTATAAATCGAAATACAAAGATGGAAAAGTACAACTTCAAATTCCAGCTGATATCGATGAAGAGACAGCTACTACTTTAAGAAATATGGCTATAGAAGCGTTTAAAGCAACGGATTGTTCAGGGTTAGTGAGAGCAGATTTCTTCTTAACAGAAGACAATACGATTTATATTAATGAAACAAATGCAATGCCAGGTTTCACACAATATAGTATGTATCCATTATTATGGGAGAATATGAATTTAAGCTATACTGAATTAATAACGAAGTTAATTGAACTTGCTATTGAGAGATACGATAACAAGAAAAATATTAAATACAAAATTGACTGA
- a CDS encoding FtsW/RodA/SpoVE family cell cycle protein produces the protein METSTRTLNKSFLERIDWRLITIILILFGTSCLIINSAMSGGQYETNFLLKQILYYVLGFLLAIVLMFISPKTLRKYVWLIYIIGNLSLVGLLILPESSFTPIINGAKSWYRLGPISLQPSEFMKIILIMALANVVYQHNRFTYNKSLSRDLNLLMKIGLTSLVPMALILLQNDLGTTLVLIAIILGIVIVSGVTWRILAPVFIGLFAIGSSIILLMIFKPSVIEKISGIKTYQLGRINSWLDPYAYSSGDGYHLTESLKAIGSGQIFGKGLNNGEVYIPENHTDFIFSVIGEELGFIGTMVVLIVFLALFIHLIKLATTTSHPFNVIFIIGYLSFVLFHVVQNIGMTIQLLPITGIPLPFISYGGSALWSLMAGVGILLSITYHEKDKFTIAKEITENEKE, from the coding sequence ATGGAAACTTCTACTCGAACATTAAATAAATCGTTCCTAGAAAGAATTGATTGGCGATTAATTACAATCATTCTTATATTATTCGGAACAAGTTGTTTAATCATCAATTCTGCAATGTCTGGCGGACAATATGAAACAAACTTTCTACTTAAACAAATCTTATACTATGTACTTGGATTTCTTTTAGCAATTGTCTTAATGTTTATTTCACCTAAGACTTTAAGGAAATATGTATGGCTTATTTACATAATTGGTAACTTATCTTTAGTTGGGTTATTAATATTACCAGAATCTAGTTTCACACCTATCATAAATGGTGCAAAAAGTTGGTATAGACTTGGACCTATAAGTCTACAACCATCAGAATTTATGAAGATTATTTTAATAATGGCGCTTGCTAATGTCGTATATCAACATAATCGGTTTACATATAATAAATCTTTATCAAGAGACTTGAACTTACTTATGAAAATTGGTTTAACGTCATTAGTTCCTATGGCATTAATTCTCCTTCAAAATGATTTAGGTACAACACTCGTACTCATTGCGATTATACTTGGTATCGTGATTGTTTCAGGTGTTACGTGGAGAATACTCGCCCCTGTTTTCATTGGTTTATTTGCAATCGGTTCAAGTATTATATTGCTCATGATTTTCAAACCTAGTGTGATTGAAAAGATATCTGGTATTAAGACATACCAACTAGGACGTATCAATTCATGGTTAGATCCATATGCATATAGCTCTGGTGATGGCTATCATTTAACTGAATCTTTAAAAGCAATTGGATCCGGACAAATATTTGGTAAGGGACTTAATAATGGTGAAGTTTACATTCCTGAAAACCATACCGATTTTATATTTTCTGTTATTGGTGAAGAATTAGGATTTATAGGAACTATGGTTGTTCTCATCGTATTCCTAGCATTATTTATTCACTTAATAAAATTGGCTACTACTACAAGCCATCCATTTAATGTGATTTTTATCATAGGATATTTGTCATTTGTGCTATTCCATGTCGTTCAAAATATCGGCATGACAATACAGCTACTCCCAATAACAGGTATACCTCTACCATTTATAAGTTATGGTGGGTCAGCGTTATGGTCTCTAATGGCTGGAGTCGGAATCTTACTATCTATTACTTATCACGAAAAAGATAAATTCACGATAGCTAAAGAAATTACAGAAAACGAAAAAGAATAA
- the acpS gene encoding holo-ACP synthase → MIHGIGIDLVEIDRIRDWYVKRPTMVNKILTDDELKIFNNINLEDRKVEFVAGRFAVKEAFSKAMGSGIGKKYGFHSINCLPDENGKPEIACDGFHVHASITHTKHYAEAIVMIETEDIKQE, encoded by the coding sequence ATGATTCATGGTATTGGAATTGATTTAGTTGAAATAGATCGTATCCGAGATTGGTATGTCAAAAGACCAACAATGGTTAACAAAATTTTAACAGATGATGAACTGAAAATTTTTAATAACATAAATTTAGAAGATAGAAAAGTTGAATTTGTAGCAGGACGTTTTGCAGTTAAGGAAGCCTTTAGTAAAGCGATGGGTTCGGGCATTGGAAAAAAATATGGATTTCATTCTATTAATTGTTTACCTGATGAAAATGGCAAACCTGAAATAGCGTGTGACGGTTTTCATGTGCATGCTTCTATTACACATACAAAACATTATGCAGAAGCTATTGTTATGATAGAAACAGAAGATATTAAGCAAGAATAA
- a CDS encoding DEAD/DEAH box helicase — MQKFKELGISEATLNALDGMGFTEPTPIQIESIPHTVKGTDVLGQAQTGTGKTGAFGIPLIDKVANKQGVQALILAPTRELANQVAEQLRSFSKGQSVTVVTVFGGMPIDRQIKSLKKGPQIVVGTPGRVIDHLNRKTLKTESITTLILDEADEMMNMGFIDDMRFIMSKLPSENRQTLLFSATMPKAIQDLVQKFMKKPQIVKTMSNELSNPQIDEYYTIVKELEKFETFTNLLDVQNPELAIVFGRTKRRVDELSSALITKGYRAEGLHGDITQAKRLEVLKKFKNDQIDILVATDVAARGLDISDVSHVYNFDIPQDTESYTHRIGRTGRAGKKGAAVTFVNPVEMDYIRQIEKAFKREMTSLRPPTPGEVMKAKESDVKAKVKGWVESPIEGRVEKIAEELISEYGDQKLVAALLQELITSSNDADVQLTFEKPLSKKSGQRGKQGNRGGGNSRGKSRTRFEGKNSNRRSNDRNNDKNSNFDRNKGKNTNSSKPRSKKQFSGRTFAEHSK, encoded by the coding sequence TTGCAAAAATTTAAAGAATTAGGTATTTCCGAAGCTACCTTAAACGCTTTGGACGGAATGGGCTTTACTGAACCGACACCAATACAAATCGAAAGTATTCCTCACACAGTAAAAGGAACGGACGTGCTAGGACAAGCACAAACTGGAACAGGAAAAACTGGTGCATTTGGTATCCCATTAATAGATAAAGTAGCAAATAAACAAGGTGTTCAAGCATTAATCCTTGCACCAACACGTGAATTAGCTAACCAAGTAGCAGAGCAATTACGTAGTTTTAGTAAAGGACAAAGTGTAACTGTTGTAACTGTATTTGGTGGTATGCCAATAGACAGACAAATTAAATCACTTAAAAAAGGTCCACAAATTGTGGTAGGTACACCTGGTCGTGTTATTGACCATTTAAATAGAAAGACGTTAAAAACGGAATCTATTACAACGTTAATATTAGATGAAGCAGATGAAATGATGAACATGGGCTTTATAGATGATATGAGATTTATAATGTCTAAACTTCCTTCTGAAAATCGTCAAACATTACTATTCTCAGCGACTATGCCTAAAGCTATCCAAGATTTAGTGCAAAAATTCATGAAGAAACCACAAATCGTTAAAACAATGTCTAACGAATTATCAAATCCTCAAATCGATGAGTATTATACAATCGTTAAAGAATTAGAAAAATTTGAGACATTCACTAATTTACTAGACGTACAAAACCCAGAATTAGCGATTGTGTTTGGTCGTACGAAACGTCGTGTTGATGAATTATCAAGTGCTTTAATTACTAAAGGTTATCGCGCTGAAGGATTACACGGAGATATTACACAAGCTAAACGTTTAGAAGTATTGAAGAAATTCAAAAATGATCAAATCGACATTTTAGTTGCTACTGATGTAGCTGCACGTGGTTTGGATATTTCAGACGTAAGTCACGTTTATAACTTTGATATACCACAAGATACTGAAAGCTATACTCACCGTATTGGCCGTACAGGTAGAGCTGGTAAAAAAGGTGCTGCGGTAACATTTGTTAACCCAGTTGAAATGGATTATATCCGTCAAATCGAAAAAGCTTTCAAACGTGAAATGACGTCATTACGTCCACCAACACCTGGTGAAGTAATGAAAGCTAAAGAATCAGATGTTAAAGCTAAAGTTAAAGGTTGGGTAGAAAGCCCAATCGAAGGTCGCGTTGAAAAAATAGCTGAAGAGTTAATCAGCGAATATGGTGACCAAAAATTAGTTGCTGCTTTATTACAAGAGTTAATCACTTCAAGTAACGATGCAGATGTTCAATTAACATTTGAAAAACCATTATCTAAAAAATCTGGTCAAAGAGGTAAGCAAGGTAATCGCGGTGGAGGAAACTCTCGTGGTAAATCTAGAACTAGATTCGAAGGTAAAAACAGCAACCGTCGTAGTAACGACCGTAATAACGACAAAAATAGTAATTTTGACCGCAATAAAGGTAAAAATACTAATTCAAGTAAACCACGTTCAAAAAAACAATTCTCAGGTAGAACATTCGCTGAGCATTCAAAATAA
- a CDS encoding PH domain-containing protein, producing the protein MYKQVLDNKMSKQSIKYEYIHHILNVIVILILFSVFVFLWYKFEWWTYLIYLILPIAIVIILAGFINPIIRLRRTSFEIGEQYIEVQKGLYYQKRLVQPYNRVQFVKVKHGPISRMLNIYFVVVVTAGSSQILPMVDRNIAEQTRLNIMSKVKEVTDDV; encoded by the coding sequence ATGTATAAACAAGTACTCGATAATAAAATGTCAAAGCAGTCTATAAAATACGAGTATATTCATCATATTTTAAATGTCATAGTTATCCTAATATTGTTTAGTGTATTTGTATTTTTATGGTACAAATTTGAATGGTGGACGTATCTTATTTATTTAATTTTACCAATAGCCATCGTTATTATTTTGGCAGGATTTATTAATCCTATTATTAGATTAAGAAGAACCTCATTTGAAATAGGCGAACAATATATAGAAGTTCAGAAAGGTTTATATTATCAAAAAAGGTTAGTACAACCATATAATAGAGTCCAGTTTGTAAAAGTGAAGCATGGACCCATTTCGAGAATGTTAAATATATACTTTGTTGTTGTTGTAACGGCTGGTAGTTCTCAAATATTACCCATGGTTGACCGAAATATTGCTGAACAAACGAGATTAAATATCATGTCAAAAGTTAAAGAGGTGACAGATGATGTTTAA
- a CDS encoding PH domain-containing protein, whose product MMFNPQKLHPISYVSGFLRSLKENVFPLIFAVFIVMTRGLDNIGDLIFPVAILSISLISSVFKAIKIYKTRYWIENDQLIMTWGVFSKNRKELNIERIQSVDTSQNIAHQLLGGVNLSVKTPSDGIELDTITKKQSDELSKYIKERKHKLKNKEAVEVEPSENESEQNESNLAEYKPKEDVVFFQLSVKDLLKMSFTSGGIFIVFAALGSLLGFLSQVIDVEDYISPLLNQIVNLTFVIISFVILFIFISYIIGSLIVFIRNYKYQLTFDGELLTVKYGLLTVQKRTVPIRRIQALKEEESLFRRAIGYTKISAIITTDGHFDSNEETDIGNVTILPFTKKKEAYKLLEEIIPQFQFNSVDKGLPIQGIRRRIFIPTLILLIAVVPIHIYLWSYTWIIGLVIFLIMLLFATVITLKSGFKVYDDSIVLLNASPFEYSTIWAKRDKILTFELHENPIIIRKDIAHFNIHLAYGNSMISRGMRFIHKKDALNIYNWYKGGRDDAS is encoded by the coding sequence ATGATGTTTAATCCTCAAAAATTACATCCAATTTCATACGTAAGTGGTTTTTTAAGAAGTTTAAAAGAAAATGTATTTCCATTAATTTTTGCAGTATTTATCGTTATGACACGTGGTCTCGACAATATAGGTGACCTTATCTTTCCAGTCGCTATTTTATCTATTTCTTTAATTAGTAGTGTGTTTAAAGCAATCAAAATTTATAAAACGCGTTATTGGATTGAAAATGATCAATTGATTATGACTTGGGGTGTCTTTTCTAAAAATAGAAAAGAGCTAAACATTGAAAGAATTCAATCTGTGGATACTTCACAAAATATTGCGCACCAATTATTAGGTGGTGTTAATTTAAGTGTAAAAACACCTAGTGACGGGATAGAATTAGATACAATTACAAAAAAACAAAGTGATGAATTATCTAAATATATTAAAGAAAGAAAGCATAAACTCAAAAACAAAGAAGCAGTTGAAGTTGAACCTTCAGAAAATGAAAGTGAGCAAAATGAAAGTAATCTAGCTGAGTATAAACCGAAAGAAGATGTCGTTTTCTTTCAGCTATCGGTTAAAGACTTATTAAAAATGAGTTTTACAAGCGGTGGTATTTTCATTGTCTTTGCTGCCTTAGGTTCATTACTAGGATTTCTAAGTCAAGTTATAGATGTTGAAGATTATATTAGCCCATTACTTAATCAAATCGTAAATTTAACATTTGTTATTATTTCATTTGTCATTTTATTTATTTTTATCAGCTACATTATAGGGTCGCTTATCGTGTTCATTAGAAACTATAAATATCAATTAACGTTTGATGGTGAATTACTTACTGTTAAATATGGTTTATTAACTGTGCAAAAAAGAACTGTTCCGATCAGAAGAATTCAAGCTTTAAAAGAAGAAGAATCACTATTTAGACGTGCAATTGGTTATACGAAAATTTCTGCAATTATTACGACAGATGGGCATTTTGATAGTAATGAAGAAACAGATATAGGGAATGTTACAATACTTCCATTTACGAAAAAGAAAGAAGCTTATAAATTACTAGAAGAAATCATTCCACAATTTCAATTTAATTCTGTTGATAAAGGACTACCAATTCAAGGAATACGCAGAAGAATATTTATACCAACGTTAATATTATTGATAGCAGTCGTGCCTATCCATATATATTTATGGTCATATACATGGATAATTGGACTCGTGATATTTTTAATTATGCTACTTTTTGCAACTGTTATTACTTTGAAGTCAGGTTTCAAAGTTTATGATGATTCGATTGTGTTATTGAATGCATCACCATTTGAATATTCAACCATTTGGGCGAAAAGAGATAAGATTTTAACGTTCGAATTACATGAAAATCCTATTATCATAAGAAAAGATATAGCTCATTTCAATATTCATTTAGCTTATGGAAATAGCATGATTTCAAGAGGGATGAGATTTATTCATAAAAAAGATGCGTTAAATATTTACAATTGGTATAAAGGAGGTAGAGACGATGCTTCCTAG
- a CDS encoding UDP-N-acetylmuramoyl-tripeptide--D-alanyl-D-alanine ligase — MMNIKLRKIKEWINCDIQEEYLDHVVQGTCIDSRKIEQSNLFIPFKGENVDGHRFVNQTLENGAGASFWQKDIPNPPKGPIIFVDNTLEALQELAKSYLKYVNPKVVAITGSNGKTTTKDMVECVLRESFKVKKTQGNYNNEIGCPLTILDLDEDTEVSILEMGMSGFGEIRELTLLAEPDIAIITNIGESHMQDLGSREGIAKAKFEITEGLNDDGLFIYDGDEPLLKSLESSINNAKVSVGINDDNDVMIKTNQSSSNGINFQLNNSNIIYHLNILGEHNVKNATYAIQVAKQFGVTEDVIQSTLDNLVLTDMRMQRIETNQYGLLINDAYNASPTSMKAAIDTLHIMEQDDKTLVLADVLELGDMSKDMHRQVGYYLEDKHIQTLITFGDEAAHISKIASAYIKNVYHFESKEEIADYLKTNLNDDSVTLFKGSRGMSLETIINSLI, encoded by the coding sequence ATAATGAATATTAAATTACGTAAAATAAAAGAATGGATTAATTGTGACATTCAGGAAGAATATCTAGATCATGTAGTACAAGGAACTTGTATTGACTCTAGAAAAATTGAACAATCAAATTTGTTCATTCCTTTTAAAGGCGAGAATGTTGATGGCCACCGATTTGTAAATCAAACGTTAGAAAATGGTGCAGGTGCTTCGTTTTGGCAAAAAGATATACCTAATCCACCTAAAGGGCCGATTATATTTGTAGATAATACACTTGAAGCATTGCAAGAATTAGCCAAGTCTTATTTAAAATACGTTAATCCTAAAGTGGTGGCCATTACTGGTTCAAATGGTAAAACGACGACTAAAGATATGGTTGAATGTGTACTTCGCGAATCTTTCAAAGTGAAAAAAACGCAAGGTAATTACAATAATGAAATCGGTTGTCCACTTACGATATTGGATTTAGATGAAGATACTGAGGTATCCATCTTAGAAATGGGTATGAGCGGTTTTGGAGAAATTAGAGAATTAACACTTTTAGCTGAACCTGATATCGCAATTATTACTAATATTGGCGAGTCGCACATGCAAGATCTCGGTTCAAGAGAAGGTATTGCGAAAGCTAAATTTGAAATAACAGAAGGACTTAATGATGATGGTTTATTTATTTATGATGGGGATGAGCCGCTGCTCAAATCCCTAGAATCTTCAATAAATAACGCTAAAGTTTCTGTTGGCATAAACGATGATAATGATGTGATGATCAAAACGAATCAATCGTCTAGTAACGGCATTAATTTTCAGTTGAATAATAGCAATATTATTTACCATTTGAATATTTTAGGTGAGCATAATGTTAAAAATGCTACATATGCGATACAAGTTGCAAAACAATTCGGCGTGACAGAAGACGTTATTCAAAGTACGTTAGATAATTTAGTATTAACTGATATGAGAATGCAACGTATTGAAACAAATCAATATGGGTTACTCATTAATGATGCATATAATGCTAGTCCAACAAGTATGAAAGCAGCAATTGATACGCTTCACATCATGGAGCAAGATGACAAGACATTGGTATTAGCAGATGTTTTAGAATTAGGTGACATGAGTAAAGACATGCATCGACAAGTTGGATATTACTTAGAAGATAAGCATATTCAAACATTGATTACATTTGGTGATGAAGCGGCTCATATATCAAAGATTGCTAGCGCATATATTAAAAACGTATATCATTTTGAATCTAAAGAAGAAATAGCAGACTATTTAAAAACGAATTTGAATGATGATTCTGTAACTTTATTTAAAGGATCAAGGGGAATGTCACTCGAAACGATTATTAATTCATTAATATGA
- a CDS encoding alpha/beta hydrolase, with protein MKIGILFLHGYTGGRYELLPLIEYLSSRYDFVLEAPEYPGHGINLLIKDTNEHMWYERAQQSYEILREKSDVVIVIGFSMGGVIAGLLAKIEQPDKLILIAPAYENINIQHFVKSPYRFINNMRHADLKILEFMLLRTVKINYKSFLAFKNLQQSALYVPEQIDAKTLIIHGTIDGLVPIDKSRELVKRMKNARLVEIDRGPHEICLSKVNNKVFYEVEKFIFKNK; from the coding sequence ATGAAAATAGGCATTTTATTTTTGCATGGGTACACTGGTGGAAGATATGAATTACTTCCTTTGATCGAATATTTAAGTAGTCGCTATGATTTTGTTCTTGAAGCGCCAGAATATCCTGGACATGGTATCAATTTATTAATAAAAGATACAAATGAACATATGTGGTATGAAAGAGCGCAACAGTCATATGAAATACTTAGAGAAAAATCGGATGTCGTTATTGTTATTGGTTTTTCAATGGGAGGGGTTATTGCTGGTCTACTAGCTAAAATTGAGCAGCCAGATAAATTAATTTTAATCGCTCCAGCCTATGAAAATATTAATATTCAACATTTTGTTAAATCGCCATATCGTTTTATCAATAATATGCGACACGCCGATTTAAAAATATTAGAATTTATGTTGTTAAGAACAGTTAAAATAAATTACAAATCTTTTTTAGCATTTAAAAACTTACAACAAAGTGCATTATATGTACCTGAACAAATTGATGCTAAAACATTAATAATACACGGTACGATTGATGGCCTTGTTCCAATTGATAAATCTCGAGAACTTGTAAAAAGAATGAAGAATGCTCGTTTAGTCGAAATTGATAGAGGACCACATGAAATTTGCCTGTCAAAAGTAAATAATAAGGTTTTTTATGAAGTTGAAAAATTTATATTTAAAAATAAATAA